AGACCTTGCAGCCGAGTGTCTACACGGTCACTGTGCCAAAGAACGTGTTTGATGCGGCGAACCAGGCGGACATCGCACCGGGTCAGCTTGCCACGTACCTCATGGCACTCAATCAGGGCGTCCCGGTGACGAATCTGAATTCGAACACCATCAGCCAGGTGTTTGGCGCCAGCCATTCGGCATCGCTCATGAAGGTGCTCGGGTCGGCAAGCACCGCCCAGATCTCGACGATTGTCAAGAAGCTGCAGTCGGTCGGTTTGTTGACGGGGCTCGGGGGGCAGCCAGCGACACCCTCCGGCGGCAGCAGCAGCAAAGCAAACGCACCGGGCGGCGGTGCGGCCGCGAAGGGACAGGGCAGCGGGCATCGGTCGTCCAACGCGGGGAATTCCCAGGCCTTCGGGGGCGCGACCGATCCGGTGAACCGCATCCTCGGCGAAATCAATAACACGGTGAGCGGGCTCGGACCTGCACCCCCGGGCGGCGGCGGTTCGCGTCCCGGCGGCGGCGGTTCCGGCGGGGGATCCAGCGGCGGCGGTTCCGGCGGAAATCCGGTGCCGCCCATTGTGAACTCAGTCGGCAATCTGGCGAATTCAGTGACAGGTGGGCTGCAAAACGCCTTGGGCGGCAGCCCTGGTGCCGTCTTAGGCGGGAACGCCGGACACTCCTCCTCGCCGGGGAGGTCCGGCGTTAGGATGAACACGAACAAAGGGTCCGAACGTCCATCCAGCCAGGGGGCCGGCAGTGGGTCAGGCAAGGGTGGTGCGGCGGACAAGTCGGCCGCGGCAGGCGGATCCAAAGGCGCCCCAGGGCAGTCCGGGACAAGCTCGCAGGCGGGACCGTCCGCAGGCGGTGGACTGCTGGGTGCGTTGGGGAACCTGCTCGGCTTCAAATAAGACGGACCGCACGAGGTGTCGGTCTCGTGCAAGGCGCCTCGAGAGGGGCTTGCAGTTTCAGTGCCGCACGGGCGAACCGTGCGGCTTTTTCATGAGGGGGCTGGCCTGGTGCGCGTGCAGCGCGTTTGATTCAGGAAACCGAAACTTTTACAATTGGGACAAGTCGTTGTGAAGGAGAACACAGCATTGGATGTAAACGCGTTTGACTATGACCTGCCCGAGGAACTGATTGCGCAGACACCGCTCCCAGACCGCAGCCAATCGCGGTTGATGGTGGTCGATCCGGTCACGGGCTCGGTGTCGCACGCCCGTTTCGCGGAAATTCTGGCGTACTTGCGGCCAGGCGATGTGCTGTTGTTAAACAATTCCAAGGTGATTCCTGCGCGCTTGTTCGGCACGAA
Above is a genomic segment from Alicyclobacillus cycloheptanicus containing:
- a CDS encoding anti-sigma factor domain-containing protein — translated: MQRRGIVMEVGDGHAIVMTPDGQFCRIPHSGAGSIGAEVVWTETPVAAPAPRKRRSGPTTWMRWSAAATAACIALAVGVWQGLGGFGGPPTAYAMVSLDIHPSMTMQVDKHLKVLQVTPTDADGQRVVRELPKLQGEPMQQAISQVVKQALSDHLVPADDSIIVAAAPTQSGSSADLPSITNSAQQAVEQALKSTGASQTLQPSVYTVTVPKNVFDAANQADIAPGQLATYLMALNQGVPVTNLNSNTISQVFGASHSASLMKVLGSASTAQISTIVKKLQSVGLLTGLGGQPATPSGGSSSKANAPGGGAAAKGQGSGHRSSNAGNSQAFGGATDPVNRILGEINNTVSGLGPAPPGGGGSRPGGGGSGGGSSGGGSGGNPVPPIVNSVGNLANSVTGGLQNALGGSPGAVLGGNAGHSSSPGRSGVRMNTNKGSERPSSQGAGSGSGKGGAADKSAAAGGSKGAPGQSGTSSQAGPSAGGGLLGALGNLLGFK